A genome region from Schaalia sp. 19OD2882 includes the following:
- a CDS encoding cytochrome c biogenesis protein ResB: protein MSERSGGAQSRVESPDSGAHEGEVRVGELFHWLYRLFYSKVFGVLLILAFAAYAFVGSLVPQMSPEVHADASAHEHFLGELRPTLGPATNLLDALGLFHAFTSIGFLVVVTLLALSIIACTTHRIPELRDRVHRPRTHVAPRFFDRARYRAVVHTSASTDRALSQVRGVLSAKKWRLLEDPRDPERAVFADRFAWSGIGTVLAHTAFVLILIAFVVSSFLSVDENLDIPVGGSVEVGHDSGLTVSAVAFTDTYTPEGQAADYVSELSVTKGGTEVAHQEVRVNSPLVVDGFRFHQASFGHAVDLRATDASGRALYEGTVPLTNTTEDRSDVYGFMPLGQTGKTLVVATAASGQGMSTIPPGSALFEIHADTQSGPVASKQVTQGNSVEMEGITVTFQREREYTGITLRNDPGAPIMWVASVLLVGGTCITFLLQYRRLWVRVDEDDDGTRVVRLGSVSRLDVTFERIFSGLVRQVEAALPDTGGQARVDLTPDTDEEEPHGTR, encoded by the coding sequence ATGAGTGAGCGCAGCGGCGGCGCACAGTCCCGTGTCGAGTCGCCGGACAGCGGAGCCCACGAGGGCGAGGTGCGCGTCGGAGAACTCTTCCACTGGCTGTACCGCCTCTTCTACTCGAAGGTCTTCGGTGTCCTGTTGATCCTCGCCTTCGCCGCCTACGCCTTCGTGGGCTCCTTGGTCCCGCAGATGAGCCCCGAGGTCCACGCGGACGCCTCCGCCCACGAGCATTTCCTCGGCGAATTGCGCCCCACCCTGGGACCGGCCACCAACCTGTTGGACGCCCTCGGCCTCTTCCACGCCTTCACCTCCATCGGCTTCCTCGTGGTGGTGACCCTGCTGGCCCTGAGCATCATCGCCTGCACCACCCACCGCATCCCGGAACTCCGGGACCGGGTGCACCGCCCGCGCACCCATGTGGCGCCACGATTCTTCGACAGGGCCCGCTACCGCGCAGTGGTGCACACCTCGGCCAGTACTGACCGGGCCCTGTCACAGGTGCGGGGCGTCTTGAGCGCCAAGAAATGGCGCCTCCTGGAGGATCCGCGTGATCCGGAGCGTGCCGTCTTCGCCGACCGCTTCGCGTGGAGCGGAATCGGAACCGTTCTGGCACACACGGCCTTCGTCCTCATCCTCATCGCCTTCGTCGTGTCCTCCTTCCTCAGCGTCGACGAGAACCTGGACATCCCGGTGGGCGGTTCAGTCGAAGTCGGACACGACTCCGGTCTGACGGTGAGCGCAGTGGCCTTCACCGACACCTACACGCCCGAGGGGCAGGCAGCCGACTACGTCTCCGAACTCTCGGTGACAAAGGGCGGCACCGAAGTCGCCCACCAGGAGGTGCGCGTCAACTCGCCCCTGGTGGTCGACGGTTTCCGCTTCCACCAGGCCAGCTTCGGCCACGCGGTGGACCTGCGCGCCACTGACGCCTCCGGCAGGGCCCTGTACGAAGGCACTGTGCCCTTGACGAACACCACGGAGGACCGATCGGATGTCTACGGCTTCATGCCGCTGGGGCAGACCGGCAAGACCCTGGTGGTCGCCACGGCCGCCTCCGGTCAGGGCATGTCCACCATTCCTCCGGGCAGCGCCCTGTTCGAGATCCACGCCGACACGCAGAGCGGACCTGTGGCCTCCAAGCAGGTCACCCAAGGCAACAGTGTCGAGATGGAGGGCATCACCGTGACCTTCCAGCGTGAACGGGAGTACACGGGCATCACCCTGCGCAATGACCCGGGTGCGCCGATCATGTGGGTGGCGTCCGTCCTGCTGGTGGGCGGCACGTGCATCACCTTCCTGCTGCAGTACCGGCGCCTGTGGGTCCGTGTGGACGAGGACGATGACGGCACCCGTGTGGTCCGACTCGGTTCGGTCTCACGACTGGACGTGACCTTCGAGAGGATCTTCTCCGGCCTTGTCCGCCAAGTCGAAGCCGCACTGCCCGACACTGGTGGCCAGGCCCGAGTCGACCTCACCCCCGACACCGACGAGGAGGAGCCCCATGGCACCCGATGA